One region of Brassica napus cultivar Da-Ae chromosome A10, Da-Ae, whole genome shotgun sequence genomic DNA includes:
- the BNAA10G26430D gene encoding uncharacterized protein BNAA10G26430D, with protein sequence MASQRHLKDLLEEDQEPFQLQSYISDRRCQINPPATHLQVKKRRAISQNAGLPSRFCRNACFFSLRESPDPNKSPLFEPKSLNQRQNAMFVNIPARTASMLLEAAVRIQKHSSSEGSKTRTRNAGNAFGIFGSVLKKLTHRKKREISGGNDGDRVSSVKNMVSWESPLVRKIVTRKSKRETQNPASEPQLSRRSSSSGVWSESVINEERSYDCDFETSISSRSGSDGLDEFASELMNGGDFSEDKRFCESPFHFVLQTMPSTSGFRTPNFSSPAASPRHDCQEMKKESYEVEEEEEEDKEQSSPVSVLDPPFDDDDEDIHMDDNNITSSFRSVQKAKHLLLQKLCRFEQLAGLDPLELEKRMSDQENEEEEEVKNRYQCEIITQRVVKTYFEDMREVPEGIEALISDLVAEELHKDSFMQGGEAQVAKSVCERLRSWRDVESNTIDMMVEHDFRIESLGTWRSKNDSEVAEVVLDIEFEIFEDLVEELSQDIGVIGYLYSGSFRHK encoded by the exons ATGGCGTCTCAGAGACACTTAAAGGATCTTCTTGAAGAAGACCAAGAACCATTTCAACTTCAGAGTTACATCTCCGACCGACGTTGCCAAATCAATCCTCCAGCAACGCATTTACAGGTCAAGAAACGAAGAGCCATCTCTCAAAACGCTGGACTTCCTTCGCGTTTCTGTCGCAACGCTTGTTTCTTCTCCCTACGTGAATCGCCTGACCCCAATAAGTCTCCACTCTTCGAACCCAAGTCGCTGAACCAGAGACAAAACGCAATGTTCGTCAACATACCGGCGAGAACCGCGTCGATGCTGCTAGAAGCTGCGGTTAGGATACAGAAACATTCATCGTCAGAGGGGTCAAAAACAAGAACACGTAACGCAGGAAACGCGTTTGGTATATTTGGATCAGTGTTGAAGAAGCTAACGCACCGTAAGAAACGCGAGATCAGCGGTGGTAATGACGGTGACCGAGTTTCTTCGGTGAAAAATATGGTAAGTTGGGAATCTCCTCTTGTTCGTAAAATAGTCACGAGAAAGTCCAAACGCGAAACGCAGAACCCCGCGTCTGAGCCGCAGTTATCACGGAGGTCTAGTAGTAGTGGTGTTTGGTCAGAGAGTGTTATCAACGAAGAGAGATCTTATGACTGCGATTTTGAAACGTCTATTAGCTCGAGAAGCGGATCTGACGGTTTAGATGAGTTTGCGAGTGAGCTAATGAACGGTGGAGATTTCTCAGAGGATAAACGTTTTTGTGAAAGCCCGTTTCATTTTGTTCTACAAACAATGCCTTCCACCAGCGGTTTCAGAACGCCGAATTTCTCATCGCCTGCGGCTTCTCCACGCCACGATTGTCAAGAG ATGAAGAAAGAGAGTTATGAAgtagaggaggaagaggaagaagataagGAACAGAGCAGTCCAGTTTCAGTTTTAGACCCTCCATTTGATGACGATGACGAAGACATTCACATGGATGACAATAACATCACTTCAAGCTTCAGATCTGTACAAA AAGCAAAGCATCTACTCTTACAGAAGCTTTGTAGATTTGAGCAACTCGCGGGTTTGGATCCCTTGGAACTCGAGAAAAGAATGTCAGACCAAGagaacgaggaagaagaagaagtgaaaaaTCGTTATCAGTGTGAGATTATAACTCAGAGAGTTGTTAAAACGTACTTTGAAGATATGAGAGAAGTTCCCGAAGGCATAGAAGCATTGATCTCAGACCTTGTAGCAGAGGAATTACATAAGGACAGCTTTATGCAAGGCGGTGAAGCCCAAGTAGCCAAAAGTGTGTGCGAGAGATTGAGATCTTGGAGAGATGTGGAGTCAAACACTATCGATATGATGGTCGAACATGATTTCAGAATAGAGAGTTTGGGTACATGGAGATCAAAAAACGACTCTGAAGTCGCAGAGGTGGTGTTGGATATCGAGTTTGAGATTTTTGAGGATTTGGTTGAAGAACTATCACAAGACATTGGGGTGATAGGTTATTTATATTCGGGTAGCTTCCGTCACAAGTAA
- the LOC106372644 gene encoding myosin-9 — translation MQPTEATRPATADQSRRLKDELSESMSFSSQMKKEDEELSVKALSAFKAKEDEIEKKKMEIRERVLAQLGRVEDETKRLALIREELEGFADPMRKEVTLIRKKIDSLDKEIKPLGNTVQKKEVEYKDALEAFNEKNKEKVELITKLQELEGESEKMRLKKLEELSKNIDQTKG, via the exons atgcAACCGACAGAGGCGACGCGTCCGGCGACGGCGGATCAGAGCCGGCGCCTGAAGGACGAGCTATCTGAGAGTATGAGCTTCAGCAGCCAAATGAAGAAGGAAGACGAGGAGCTCTCGGTGAAAGCTTTGTCGGCGTTCAAGGCCAAAGAAGATGAgatcgagaagaagaagatggagatcaGAGAGCGAGTTCTAGCTCAGCTCGGCCGCGTTGAAGACGAGACCAAACGTCTCGCTTTGATCCGCGAG GAGCTTGAAGGATTTGCTGATCCCATGAGGAAGGAAGTTACTTTGATCCGGAAGAAGATTGATTCTCTTGATAAAGAGATAAAGCCATTGGGGAATACTGTTCAGAAAAAG GAAGTAGAGTACAAGGACGCACTTGAAGCATTTAATGAAAAGAACAAGGAGAAGGTGGAGCTGATCACCAAGCTACAGGAG TTGGAGGGAGAAAGCGAGAAAATGAGATTAAAGAAGCTGGAAGAGCTAAGCAAGAACATTGATCAAACCAAAGGCTAG
- the LOC106372643 gene encoding 1,4-alpha-glucan-branching enzyme 2-2, chloroplastic/amyloplastic isoform X1: MVVVHGVSLTPGVLVSSFPLPFSSSSNARSLNSTVSFFLKKRPLSRKIFAGNQSAKFDSKSQAVSKKLLVPDNVDDGASLVTDDALQGPSNVTEESQKLNLESQTMEEDGIVITEDQASVSVNSSKVVKEKEVKPRTVPPPGNGQIIYEIDPMLRSYKDHLDYRYKQYKRLREEIDKYEGGLEAFSRGYEKLGFLRSDAGITYREWAPGAKSASLIGDFNNWNPNADIMTRNEFGVWEIFLPNNTDGSPAIPHGSRVKIRMDTPSGIKDSIPAWIKFSVQAPGEIPFNGIYYDPPEEEKYVFKHPQPKRPKSLRIYESHVGMSSTEPMINTYANFRDDVLPRIKKLGYNAVQIMAIQEHSYYASFGYHVTNFFAPSSRCGTPEDLKSLIDRAHELGLIVLMDIVHSHASKNTLDGLNMFDGTDAHYFHSGPRGYHWMWDSRLFNYGSWEVLRYLLSNARWWLEEYKFDGFRFDGVTSMMYTHHGLSVGFTGNYTEYFGLETDVDAVTYLMLVNDMIHGLYPEAVTVGEDVSGMPTFCIPVQDGGVGFDYRLHMAIADKWIEILKKRDEDWKMGDIIYTLTNRRWSEKCIAYAESHDQALVGDKTIAFWLMDKDMYDFMAVDRPSTPLVDRGIALHKMIRLITMGLGGEGYLNFMGNEFGHPEWIDFPRGEQRLSDGSVIPGNNFSYDKCRRRFDLGDADYLRYHGLQEFDRAMQHLEEKYGFMTSEHQFISRKDEGDRVIVFERGDLVFVFNFHWTSSYFDYRIGCSKPGKYKIVLDSDDPLFGGFGRLDRTAEYFTFEGSYDGRPSSFMVYTPCRTAVVYALADRDDDLETLGSKP, translated from the exons ATGGTGGTGGTTCACGGAGTGTCTCTGACTCCAGGTGTTCTCGTCTCATCCTTCCCTCTtcccttctcttcttcttccaatgCGCGATCTCTCAACTCCACCGTCTCTTTCTTCCTGAAGAAACGCCCTCTCTCTC GGAAGATCTTCGCTGGGAATCAATCTGCTAAGTTTGATTCCAAGTCGCAAGCCGTCTCGAAGAAACTCTTAGTACCTGATAATGTTGATGATGGTGCTTCCTTGGTGACTGACGATGCTCTACAAGGTCCCAGCAACGTTACAGAAGAATCACAG AAATTAAATCTAGAAAGTCAAACAATGGAAGAGGATGGCATAGTGATAACCGAGGACCAAGCGTCTGTTTCTGTTAATTCGAGTAAAGTCGTCAAGGAGAAAGAGGTGAAGCCAAGAACGGTTCCTCCACCTGGTAATGGGCAGATAATATATGAGATAGACCCCATGTTGCGGAGTTACAAAGACCATCTTGACTACCG CTATAAACAGTATAAAAGATTGCGCGAGGAAATAGACAAGTATGAGGGTGGTCTGGAGGCATTCTCTCGTGGCTATGAAAAGTTAGGATTCTTGCGCAG TGATGCCGGTATAACTTATAGAGAGTGGGCGCCTGGAGCTAAG TCTGCATCACTGATTGGAGATTTCAACAACTGGAATCCTAATGCAGATATCATGACTCGT AATGAATTTGGTGTTTGGGAGATCTTCTTGCCCAACAACACGGATGGTTCGCCAGCAATCCCCCATGGCTCACGTGTAAAG ATTCGTATGGATACACCATCTGGCATTAAAGACTCAATTCCTGCTTGGATCAAGTTCTCTGTGCAAGCTCCTGGTGAAATCCCGTTCAATGGCATATACTATGATCCTCCAGAAGAG gAGAAGTATGTATTCAAACATCCCCAACCAAAGAGACCTAAGTCGCTGAGGATTTATGAGTCACATGTTGGCATGAGTAGCACG GAACCGATGATCAATACTTATGCTAATTTTAGAGATGATGTGCTTCCACGTATCAAAAAGCTTGGCTACAATGCTGTTCAAATCATGGCTATACAAGAACATTCATATTATGCCAGCTTTGG GTACCATGTCACAAACTTTTTTGCCCCTAGCAGCCGTTGTGGGACCCCAGAGGACCTAAAATCACTGATAGATAGAGCTCATGAGTTAGGCCTGATCGTTCTGATGGATATCGTTCACag CCATGCTTCAAAAAATACATTGGATGGACTGAACATGTTTGATGGAACTGATGCTCACTACTTCCACTCTGGACCTCGGGGTTACCATTGGATGTGGGACTCGCGTCTTTTCAATTATGGGAGCTGGGAA GTTCTACGATATCTTCTTTCAAATGCTCGGTGGTGGCTTGAAGAATACAAGTTTGATGGATTTAGATTTGATGGTGTTACCTCAATGATGTATACGCATCATGGACTCTCG GTTGGATTTACTGGAAATTACACTGAGTACTTTGGGTTGGAAACTGATGTGGACGCTGTGACTTATCTGATGCTGGTAAATGATATGATTCATGGGCTCTACCCTGAAGCGGTTACCGTTGGGGAAGAT GTTAGTGGTATGCCAACATTCTGCATTCCTGTCCAAGATGGTGGCGTTGGATTTGACTACCGTTTACACATGGCCATAGCTGATAAGTGGATAGAAATTCTCAA GAAGCGAGATGAGGACTGGAAAATGGGGGACATCATTTACACGCTTACCAACAGAAGGTGGTCAGAGAAGTGTATTGCCTATGCTGAGAGTCACGATCAAGCTCTTGTTGGTGATAAAACAATTGCCTTCTGGTTAATGGACAAG GATATGTATGATTTCATGGCAGTAGACAGACCTTCAACTCCTCTTGTAGATAGAGGAATAGCTTTGCATAAAATGATTAGGCTTATAACCATGGGATTAGGCGGTGAAGGCTACTTAAATTTTATGGGGAACGAGTTCGGACATCCAG AATGGATCGATTTTCCCAGAGGCGAGCAGCGGCTTTCTGATGGGAGTGTGATTCCTGGGAACAACTTCAGTTATGACAAATGCAGGCGCAGATTTGATCTT GGGGATGCGGACTATCTTAGATACCATGGACTGCAAGAGTTTGATCGGGCAATGCAACATCTTGAAGAGAAATACGGT TTTATGACTTCGGAGCATCAATTCATATCAAGAAAAGACGAAGGAGATAGAGTAATCGTGTTCGAAAGAGGTGATCTGGTCTTCGTCTTCAACTTCCACTGGACCAGCAGCTACTTTGATTACCGCATTGGTTGCTCCAAGCCAGGCAAATACAAG ATCGTATTGGACTCGGACGACCCTCTGTTTGGTGGATTCGGTAGGCTCGACCGCACGGCAGAGTATTTCACATTT GAGGGCTCATATGACGGACGACCCTCCTCGTTCATGGTCTACACACCATGTAGAACTGCCGTGGTTTACGCTTTAGCAGACCGTGATGATGATCTCGAGACTTTGGGTTCAAAACCGTAa
- the LOC106372643 gene encoding 1,4-alpha-glucan-branching enzyme 2-2, chloroplastic/amyloplastic isoform X2, translating to MEEDGIVITEDQASVSVNSSKVVKEKEVKPRTVPPPGNGQIIYEIDPMLRSYKDHLDYRYKQYKRLREEIDKYEGGLEAFSRGYEKLGFLRSDAGITYREWAPGAKSASLIGDFNNWNPNADIMTRNEFGVWEIFLPNNTDGSPAIPHGSRVKIRMDTPSGIKDSIPAWIKFSVQAPGEIPFNGIYYDPPEEEKYVFKHPQPKRPKSLRIYESHVGMSSTEPMINTYANFRDDVLPRIKKLGYNAVQIMAIQEHSYYASFGYHVTNFFAPSSRCGTPEDLKSLIDRAHELGLIVLMDIVHSHASKNTLDGLNMFDGTDAHYFHSGPRGYHWMWDSRLFNYGSWEVLRYLLSNARWWLEEYKFDGFRFDGVTSMMYTHHGLSVGFTGNYTEYFGLETDVDAVTYLMLVNDMIHGLYPEAVTVGEDVSGMPTFCIPVQDGGVGFDYRLHMAIADKWIEILKKRDEDWKMGDIIYTLTNRRWSEKCIAYAESHDQALVGDKTIAFWLMDKDMYDFMAVDRPSTPLVDRGIALHKMIRLITMGLGGEGYLNFMGNEFGHPEWIDFPRGEQRLSDGSVIPGNNFSYDKCRRRFDLGDADYLRYHGLQEFDRAMQHLEEKYGFMTSEHQFISRKDEGDRVIVFERGDLVFVFNFHWTSSYFDYRIGCSKPGKYKIVLDSDDPLFGGFGRLDRTAEYFTFEGSYDGRPSSFMVYTPCRTAVVYALADRDDDLETLGSKP from the exons ATGGAAGAGGATGGCATAGTGATAACCGAGGACCAAGCGTCTGTTTCTGTTAATTCGAGTAAAGTCGTCAAGGAGAAAGAGGTGAAGCCAAGAACGGTTCCTCCACCTGGTAATGGGCAGATAATATATGAGATAGACCCCATGTTGCGGAGTTACAAAGACCATCTTGACTACCG CTATAAACAGTATAAAAGATTGCGCGAGGAAATAGACAAGTATGAGGGTGGTCTGGAGGCATTCTCTCGTGGCTATGAAAAGTTAGGATTCTTGCGCAG TGATGCCGGTATAACTTATAGAGAGTGGGCGCCTGGAGCTAAG TCTGCATCACTGATTGGAGATTTCAACAACTGGAATCCTAATGCAGATATCATGACTCGT AATGAATTTGGTGTTTGGGAGATCTTCTTGCCCAACAACACGGATGGTTCGCCAGCAATCCCCCATGGCTCACGTGTAAAG ATTCGTATGGATACACCATCTGGCATTAAAGACTCAATTCCTGCTTGGATCAAGTTCTCTGTGCAAGCTCCTGGTGAAATCCCGTTCAATGGCATATACTATGATCCTCCAGAAGAG gAGAAGTATGTATTCAAACATCCCCAACCAAAGAGACCTAAGTCGCTGAGGATTTATGAGTCACATGTTGGCATGAGTAGCACG GAACCGATGATCAATACTTATGCTAATTTTAGAGATGATGTGCTTCCACGTATCAAAAAGCTTGGCTACAATGCTGTTCAAATCATGGCTATACAAGAACATTCATATTATGCCAGCTTTGG GTACCATGTCACAAACTTTTTTGCCCCTAGCAGCCGTTGTGGGACCCCAGAGGACCTAAAATCACTGATAGATAGAGCTCATGAGTTAGGCCTGATCGTTCTGATGGATATCGTTCACag CCATGCTTCAAAAAATACATTGGATGGACTGAACATGTTTGATGGAACTGATGCTCACTACTTCCACTCTGGACCTCGGGGTTACCATTGGATGTGGGACTCGCGTCTTTTCAATTATGGGAGCTGGGAA GTTCTACGATATCTTCTTTCAAATGCTCGGTGGTGGCTTGAAGAATACAAGTTTGATGGATTTAGATTTGATGGTGTTACCTCAATGATGTATACGCATCATGGACTCTCG GTTGGATTTACTGGAAATTACACTGAGTACTTTGGGTTGGAAACTGATGTGGACGCTGTGACTTATCTGATGCTGGTAAATGATATGATTCATGGGCTCTACCCTGAAGCGGTTACCGTTGGGGAAGAT GTTAGTGGTATGCCAACATTCTGCATTCCTGTCCAAGATGGTGGCGTTGGATTTGACTACCGTTTACACATGGCCATAGCTGATAAGTGGATAGAAATTCTCAA GAAGCGAGATGAGGACTGGAAAATGGGGGACATCATTTACACGCTTACCAACAGAAGGTGGTCAGAGAAGTGTATTGCCTATGCTGAGAGTCACGATCAAGCTCTTGTTGGTGATAAAACAATTGCCTTCTGGTTAATGGACAAG GATATGTATGATTTCATGGCAGTAGACAGACCTTCAACTCCTCTTGTAGATAGAGGAATAGCTTTGCATAAAATGATTAGGCTTATAACCATGGGATTAGGCGGTGAAGGCTACTTAAATTTTATGGGGAACGAGTTCGGACATCCAG AATGGATCGATTTTCCCAGAGGCGAGCAGCGGCTTTCTGATGGGAGTGTGATTCCTGGGAACAACTTCAGTTATGACAAATGCAGGCGCAGATTTGATCTT GGGGATGCGGACTATCTTAGATACCATGGACTGCAAGAGTTTGATCGGGCAATGCAACATCTTGAAGAGAAATACGGT TTTATGACTTCGGAGCATCAATTCATATCAAGAAAAGACGAAGGAGATAGAGTAATCGTGTTCGAAAGAGGTGATCTGGTCTTCGTCTTCAACTTCCACTGGACCAGCAGCTACTTTGATTACCGCATTGGTTGCTCCAAGCCAGGCAAATACAAG ATCGTATTGGACTCGGACGACCCTCTGTTTGGTGGATTCGGTAGGCTCGACCGCACGGCAGAGTATTTCACATTT GAGGGCTCATATGACGGACGACCCTCCTCGTTCATGGTCTACACACCATGTAGAACTGCCGTGGTTTACGCTTTAGCAGACCGTGATGATGATCTCGAGACTTTGGGTTCAAAACCGTAa